Proteins encoded in a region of the Mucispirillum schaedleri ASF457 genome:
- a CDS encoding DDE-type integrase/transposase/recombinase, which yields MNKVIITEEMRFRQRLCEYALKKGATKAARKYQVNRMFVYRHLKKYDGTVQSLSFKSRRPRNSPNKHSKEELDLIFNTYAEHGLYGNAEVYVRLLEIGYNRSFGSMCIQIRKKGLKSLNKSKKSYTRYEPITGQYIGDKVQIDIKYVPQECIMFSSYGKKYYQITAIDEYSRMRVLEIVEEKSTFETGKFLDELENKFGFPLKTIQVDNGYEFVNDKEVTNKKSYFEETAEKKGYTIKRIRPYSPWQNGKVERSHREDGKILYANNKFYSKDELIKALKKHEDRYNNTAKTCLNFKSPYEIVIENKLLLDLY from the coding sequence ATGAATAAAGTGATAATAACAGAAGAAATGCGATTTCGTCAACGGTTATGTGAGTATGCATTAAAAAAAGGAGCAACGAAAGCAGCCCGCAAATATCAAGTGAACCGTATGTTTGTATACAGGCATTTAAAGAAATATGATGGAACAGTTCAGAGTTTATCTTTTAAAAGTCGTAGACCAAGAAACAGTCCAAATAAGCATAGTAAAGAAGAGCTTGATTTAATATTTAACACATATGCCGAGCATGGTTTGTATGGTAATGCGGAGGTATATGTCAGACTTCTAGAAATTGGTTATAATCGTAGTTTTGGCAGTATGTGTATACAGATAAGGAAGAAAGGCTTAAAGTCATTAAACAAGTCAAAAAAGAGCTATACAAGATATGAACCAATAACAGGTCAGTATATAGGCGACAAGGTTCAGATAGATATAAAATATGTTCCACAGGAATGTATAATGTTTTCCAGCTATGGTAAAAAATATTATCAGATAACAGCGATAGATGAATACAGCAGAATGAGAGTATTAGAAATAGTAGAAGAAAAAAGCACATTTGAAACAGGTAAGTTTTTAGACGAACTGGAAAATAAATTTGGCTTTCCACTAAAAACAATTCAAGTGGATAATGGCTATGAGTTTGTAAATGATAAGGAAGTTACAAACAAGAAAAGCTATTTTGAAGAGACAGCTGAAAAGAAAGGATATACTATTAAACGAATAAGACCTTATTCACCTTGGCAGAATGGAAAGGTGGAAAGAAGTCATAGAGAGGATGGAAAAATTTTATATGCAAATAATAAATTCTATTCCAAAGATGAATTAATTAAGGCTCTTAAAAAGCATGAAGATAGATATAATAATACTGCTAAAACATGCTTAAATTTTAAATCTCCATATGAGATTGTTATTGAAAATAAATTATTGCTTGATTTATATTAA
- a CDS encoding DNA topoisomerase: MKLIIAEKPALAEAIKEAIGTDFQKKDSYYENKEYYISWCIGHLLEVMLPDENSKWSFDNLPLKHKGWNFQIKENTKKQYNIVKTLIDMSDTIIHAGDPDEEGQLIVDSILYKENIIDLKGNSKKTIKRLLVNDFNTKSIKKELSNLKDNNEYLNLSYMALARTLADKTFGYNLTRGYTLKNQEAGNNNVISIGRVQTPMLALIVRREQEIKNHVKSYYYTIKGSTAIAGSSLDFIYQTKAEEIDETKKITSEETANTIINRLNDNKSKAVVFKYETKEEIDTVPLPYNLLDLQVDCSKLYNMKADKVMSVTQDLREKHKAITYNRSDCNYLLDETYEQSPAIIACLQDINDEKLQNIVNNANIDIKSKAFNSSKTTAHTAIIPTETKLDFSAFSDDEKKVFLLIANRFVMQFLPPAKYLKHTITIKINDDYLINNHRQLLDAGWKGILSEKEEDETVSGNFDYSKIYEEKPVEKIDFISLKEETKPKKLYTTDSFLNDLKRVAVYCKNEKTKQFLKEKDKDKAGESGGIGTPATRSAIIKTLYDRGYIKDDKKNIVSTDLGKELISLLSDEITYPDMTALWHEDIKEINTNMSKLDDFINSITEFSSKEIDKITSSEAVFKSNAQKCPNCDTGYLVKRKGKDKSSYFWGCSTYPECKVSYQDNNGEPDVYLSVSCPVCEKGELLKFRGKYGAYWKCKNPECSKTFNDDKGKPDLTIREKAVPSEQYRCLECNSKLVRRNGKNGWFWGCSAYPKCKTIYQDNNGEPIYNKELAKKD, translated from the coding sequence ATGAAGCTAATAATTGCAGAAAAGCCAGCACTAGCGGAAGCAATAAAAGAGGCTATTGGCACAGATTTTCAGAAGAAAGACAGCTATTATGAAAACAAGGAATATTATATTTCTTGGTGTATTGGTCATCTTTTAGAAGTAATGCTTCCAGATGAAAACAGTAAATGGAGTTTTGATAATCTGCCATTAAAACATAAAGGCTGGAATTTTCAAATTAAAGAAAACACTAAAAAGCAGTATAATATAGTTAAGACATTAATAGATATGTCAGATACTATCATTCATGCAGGCGACCCAGATGAAGAAGGTCAATTAATAGTAGACAGCATTCTTTATAAAGAGAATATTATTGATTTAAAAGGCAATTCTAAAAAGACTATCAAAAGACTTCTTGTAAATGATTTTAATACTAAAAGCATTAAAAAAGAATTATCTAATTTAAAAGATAATAATGAATATCTTAATTTATCATATATGGCTCTTGCAAGAACATTAGCAGATAAAACATTTGGTTACAATTTAACAAGAGGATATACTCTTAAAAATCAAGAAGCTGGCAATAATAATGTAATATCTATTGGCAGAGTTCAGACACCTATGCTTGCACTGATTGTCCGTAGAGAGCAGGAAATAAAAAATCATGTAAAATCATATTATTATACAATAAAAGGCAGCACTGCAATTGCTGGCAGCAGTCTTGATTTTATATATCAGACAAAAGCTGAAGAAATAGATGAAACTAAAAAAATTACATCAGAAGAAACTGCTAATACCATAATAAATCGTTTAAATGACAATAAAAGTAAAGCAGTTGTATTTAAGTATGAAACAAAGGAAGAAATAGATACCGTTCCACTTCCATATAACTTGCTAGATTTACAGGTAGACTGTTCTAAACTTTACAATATGAAAGCAGATAAGGTAATGTCTGTTACTCAGGATTTAAGGGAAAAACATAAAGCAATAACATACAACCGTTCAGACTGTAACTATCTGCTTGATGAAACTTATGAGCAATCACCAGCTATAATTGCCTGCCTGCAAGATATTAACGATGAAAAACTACAAAATATAGTAAATAATGCAAATATAGATATAAAATCAAAAGCATTTAATTCATCAAAAACAACAGCACACACTGCTATTATTCCAACAGAAACAAAACTGGATTTTTCTGCATTTTCAGATGATGAAAAGAAAGTATTTTTATTAATAGCCAATCGTTTTGTTATGCAGTTTTTACCACCAGCAAAATATTTAAAGCATACAATTACAATTAAAATTAATGATGATTATTTAATTAATAATCACAGGCAGCTGTTAGATGCAGGCTGGAAAGGAATATTATCAGAAAAAGAAGAAGATGAAACAGTATCAGGTAATTTTGATTACAGCAAAATCTATGAAGAAAAACCAGTAGAGAAAATAGACTTTATTTCTTTAAAAGAAGAAACAAAGCCTAAAAAGTTATACACAACTGACAGCTTTTTAAATGATTTAAAAAGAGTAGCTGTTTACTGCAAAAATGAAAAAACAAAACAGTTTTTAAAAGAAAAAGATAAAGACAAGGCTGGTGAAAGCGGTGGTATAGGCACACCTGCTACAAGGTCAGCGATCATTAAAACATTATATGACAGGGGCTATATTAAAGATGACAAGAAAAATATAGTATCTACTGATTTAGGTAAAGAGCTTATATCACTTTTATCAGATGAAATCACTTATCCAGATATGACAGCCTTATGGCATGAAGATATAAAAGAAATTAATACAAATATGTCAAAACTTGATGACTTTATTAACTCTATAACAGAGTTTTCAAGTAAAGAAATAGATAAAATAACATCAAGCGAAGCAGTATTTAAAAGCAATGCTCAAAAATGCCCTAACTGCGATACTGGCTATCTTGTTAAAAGAAAAGGTAAAGATAAAAGCAGTTATTTCTGGGGCTGCTCTACTTATCCAGAATGTAAAGTATCTTATCAAGATAATAATGGTGAACCTGATGTATATTTAAGTGTGTCTTGTCCAGTATGCGAAAAAGGTGAGCTTTTAAAATTCAGAGGCAAATATGGTGCTTACTGGAAATGTAAAAATCCAGAATGCAGCAAAACATTTAATGATGATAAAGGTAAACCAGATTTAACTATTAGGGAAAAAGCTGTTCCATCAGAGCAGTATCGCTGTTTAGAGTGCAACTCCAAACTTGTTAGAAGAAATGGAAAAAATGGCTGGTTTTGGGGCTGTTCTGCTTATCCGAAATGCAAAACAATCTACCAAGATAATAATGGCGAACCAATATACAATAAAGAATTAGCAAAAAAGGATTAA
- a CDS encoding sigma factor-like helix-turn-helix DNA-binding protein yields MVSTEIREKQIYFHSQDLYDSVKIPVRDYLLELTQDLELAVLLNQIIFSKKDKLTLNDIKRLTLNEKTKQTIRAKLEQLIELGLIRKYKSNSLIYNQDLYEPTDKVISDNQDILALIEGIDLKYDFHYLTAALLNKFRTYALSGINEIRISASKLKSMLGVNNSESSIRSILKQLIADDYIAAELVYGVYNYKINVSKITNNYSADDINKFTAELFSIYQEYLKQVNISFSKSELKSYKMTIKRMLNDGYNPLILKHIFSFITLNYFDFKEFTTPAKIKKSYDKLYNLSKALSKRKAKRFIYKLKNNLLSSDETDKDEPNQNKVISDIEIWQRALNYINSLKGALQKWYYSSSAGVTDIDFEDFYQEALKSAYEYFKKHHNNDNFTISTIKYRLKDYMYQKRSLIDTFENKSSIINYEYEFDNLDLSVCKMEEKPLEINFDKNTGINKLFSILDERSIFIIKHYIGYDGHHLTFKEIGKILNLSESLIARIYKKAILLLREHFPPDMENEIRHLINNS; encoded by the coding sequence ATGGTAAGCACTGAAATAAGAGAAAAGCAAATTTATTTTCACAGTCAAGATTTATATGATTCTGTAAAAATACCAGTGCGGGATTATTTACTGGAATTGACACAGGATTTAGAACTTGCCGTCCTGCTTAATCAGATAATCTTTTCTAAAAAAGATAAACTTACTTTAAATGATATTAAAAGGTTGACTTTAAATGAAAAGACAAAACAAACTATAAGAGCTAAGCTGGAACAGCTTATTGAACTTGGTCTAATTCGCAAATATAAAAGCAATAGTTTAATATACAACCAAGATTTATATGAACCGACTGATAAAGTAATTTCTGATAACCAGGATATATTAGCACTAATAGAAGGAATTGATTTAAAGTATGATTTTCATTATCTTACAGCTGCTTTATTAAACAAATTTAGAACATATGCACTATCAGGTATCAATGAGATAAGAATATCTGCCAGCAAATTAAAATCAATGCTGGGCGTAAATAACAGTGAAAGTTCTATTCGTTCTATCTTAAAGCAGCTTATAGCTGATGATTACATTGCAGCTGAACTTGTTTATGGTGTCTATAATTATAAAATCAATGTATCTAAAATCACAAATAATTACAGTGCTGATGATATAAATAAATTTACTGCTGAACTATTTAGCATATATCAAGAATATTTAAAGCAGGTAAATATTTCTTTTTCTAAAAGTGAGCTTAAAAGTTATAAAATGACTATTAAAAGAATGCTTAATGATGGTTATAATCCATTAATTTTAAAGCATATTTTTTCTTTTATCACATTAAACTATTTTGATTTTAAAGAGTTTACAACACCAGCAAAAATAAAAAAATCATATGATAAATTATATAACCTTTCAAAAGCACTTTCTAAAAGAAAGGCTAAAAGATTTATATATAAGTTAAAAAATAACTTATTAAGCAGTGATGAAACTGATAAAGATGAACCTAATCAGAATAAAGTCATATCTGATATAGAAATATGGCAAAGGGCATTAAATTATATAAATAGTTTAAAAGGTGCATTACAGAAATGGTATTACAGTTCATCAGCAGGTGTTACAGATATTGATTTTGAAGATTTTTATCAGGAAGCATTAAAATCAGCTTATGAATACTTTAAGAAGCATCATAATAATGATAATTTTACGATATCTACAATAAAATACAGATTAAAAGATTATATGTATCAAAAAAGGTCATTAATAGATACATTTGAAAATAAAAGCTCTATAATCAATTATGAGTATGAATTTGATAATTTAGATTTATCTGTATGTAAGATGGAAGAAAAGCCGTTAGAGATTAATTTTGATAAAAATACAGGCATAAATAAACTTTTTAGTATATTAGATGAAAGAAGTATATTTATAATTAAGCACTATATAGGCTATGATGGGCATCATCTGACTTTTAAAGAAATAGGCAAAATATTAAATCTTTCAGAATCACTTATAGCAAGAATATATAAAAAAGCTATTCTGCTTTTGAGAGAGCATTTTCCACCAGATATGGAAAATGAAATAAGGCATCTTATAAATAACAGCTAA
- a CDS encoding AAA family ATPase — MSETENKKLKNFHFILQGKGGVGKTTCASFIAQYLKDHLQKEYLAIDTDQVNASFASFKALNVEALNIMENNQILPRGWDTLLEKIINSDKSNIIIDNGASSFVPLIAYAIENDMVDLLTSEENSYAGNIFIHVVIAGGEGLSHTLAGLNMICEKFNQDNVMIIVWLNEFLGSIEQAGRQFKDIDEYKKNKSRIFTVIKIPTYTSDTFGKDISDMLSKNRTFSEMIVSPSVNIASRHRYKKVQKEIFTLLNNINDIFEESE; from the coding sequence ATGTCTGAAACAGAAAACAAGAAATTAAAAAACTTTCACTTTATTTTGCAGGGAAAAGGCGGGGTAGGAAAAACAACTTGTGCTTCCTTTATAGCTCAATATTTAAAAGACCATTTACAAAAAGAGTATCTTGCAATAGATACTGATCAGGTAAACGCCAGTTTTGCCAGTTTTAAGGCTTTAAATGTGGAAGCTCTAAATATTATGGAAAATAATCAAATACTGCCTCGTGGCTGGGATACACTGCTTGAAAAAATAATAAACAGCGATAAGTCAAATATTATCATTGACAATGGAGCCAGCTCATTTGTGCCATTAATAGCATATGCTATTGAAAATGATATGGTGGATTTACTCACATCAGAAGAAAACAGCTATGCAGGTAATATTTTTATACATGTAGTAATAGCTGGTGGCGAGGGTTTGTCACATACACTGGCAGGTCTTAATATGATTTGTGAAAAATTTAATCAAGATAATGTAATGATTATTGTATGGTTAAATGAATTTTTAGGCAGTATTGAACAGGCTGGAAGACAGTTTAAAGATATAGATGAATACAAAAAAAATAAATCAAGAATATTTACTGTTATCAAAATACCAACATATACAAGTGATACATTTGGAAAGGATATTTCTGATATGCTTTCAAAAAATAGAACATTCTCTGAAATGATAGTATCGCCATCTGTAAATATTGCTTCAAGACACAGATATAAAAAAGTACAAAAAGAAATATTTACACTGCTAAATAATATCAATGATATTTTTGAAGAAAGCGAATAA
- a CDS encoding type IV secretory system conjugative DNA transfer family protein → MKTITGLFVFFGSIILYFQAVTIYIVYQLKGIIEYNHFWKSIEWLFKTYGSAGYDLVNKSFFYMLPVLCFGVILTALIINRGKSKANKALHGTARWADINDIKQMGLLSDEGVIVGAFEKKRFLRKPKKYTLIHNGPEHILTYAPTRSGKGVGLIVPSLVNWKHSLVATDIKGELWHMTAGFRKSGLNNKVLKFEPAVKDSVKWNPLLEIRKGDNEVSDAQSIALLIVDPMGKGLDDHWVKTAYSLLTGCILYLINDKEKQEKGQVSLSYLDKMLSDPELPLQSLWEAMSKSDNQVARQVGQDMKDKPENEAGSIVSTAKSELALYRDPIVAKNTNTSDFYVYDIMNSDTPVSLYIVVQPSDQTRISPLFRLLVNMLIRKNVSEFRFFQSDNFKDYSVIEKAGRFLQGKDTKRYNAIRGAGNYKHRMLLMLDEFPSLGKMDEVQKALAYMAGYGIKAYLIVQDLSQLQDKYGKNESITSNCHIQNAYAPNRYETAQYLSNATGEATIVDENISISSSGGLLSNKNYSKSYQHTKRNLLTPDECMRLRGADKNAKGEITRAGEMLIFVAGYPAIKGVQALYFQDPAFSYRASIPAPKESDKIGVFEKLKPKSIKKE, encoded by the coding sequence ATGAAAACGATTACAGGCTTATTTGTATTTTTTGGTTCAATTATTTTATATTTTCAAGCGGTTACAATATATATTGTCTACCAGCTGAAAGGAATAATTGAATACAATCATTTTTGGAAATCTATTGAATGGCTTTTTAAAACATATGGAAGTGCAGGTTATGATTTAGTAAATAAATCATTTTTTTACATGCTGCCAGTGCTGTGTTTTGGTGTAATATTGACAGCGTTAATCATAAATCGTGGCAAATCAAAAGCTAATAAGGCACTGCATGGAACAGCCAGATGGGCAGATATTAATGATATAAAACAGATGGGTTTATTATCAGATGAAGGTGTAATTGTAGGTGCTTTTGAAAAAAAGAGATTTTTAAGAAAACCAAAAAAATATACTTTAATACATAATGGACCAGAGCATATTTTAACCTATGCTCCTACTAGAAGTGGTAAAGGTGTCGGCTTAATTGTTCCGTCTTTAGTTAATTGGAAGCATTCGCTGGTTGCAACAGATATAAAAGGAGAGTTATGGCATATGACAGCAGGATTTAGAAAAAGTGGTTTGAATAATAAAGTTCTTAAATTTGAGCCAGCAGTAAAAGATTCTGTAAAATGGAATCCATTATTGGAAATCAGAAAGGGAGATAATGAAGTATCAGATGCTCAAAGTATAGCACTTTTAATTGTAGACCCTATGGGTAAAGGACTTGATGACCACTGGGTAAAAACAGCTTACTCACTTTTAACTGGCTGCATACTTTATCTCATTAATGACAAAGAAAAACAAGAAAAAGGGCAGGTCAGTCTTTCATATCTTGATAAAATGTTATCAGACCCTGAACTGCCGTTGCAAAGTCTGTGGGAAGCTATGAGTAAATCTGATAATCAAGTAGCTAGACAGGTAGGACAGGATATGAAAGATAAACCAGAAAATGAAGCAGGAAGTATAGTATCAACAGCAAAATCAGAGCTGGCACTATATAGAGACCCAATAGTTGCCAAAAATACAAATACTTCTGATTTTTATGTCTATGATATTATGAATAGCGATACACCAGTATCTTTATATATTGTAGTGCAGCCATCAGACCAAACAAGGATAAGTCCACTATTTAGACTATTAGTCAATATGCTTATAAGAAAAAATGTATCAGAATTTAGATTTTTTCAAAGTGATAATTTTAAAGATTATTCTGTTATTGAAAAAGCAGGTAGATTTTTACAGGGTAAAGATACTAAACGATATAATGCTATTCGTGGAGCTGGTAACTATAAACATAGAATGCTTTTAATGCTTGATGAATTTCCATCTTTGGGGAAGATGGATGAAGTGCAAAAAGCGTTAGCATATATGGCAGGCTATGGCATAAAGGCTTATTTAATTGTGCAGGATTTATCACAGTTGCAGGATAAATATGGTAAAAATGAAAGTATAACTTCTAACTGTCATATACAAAATGCTTATGCACCTAATAGATATGAAACTGCACAATATTTATCTAATGCAACTGGTGAAGCTACCATTGTTGATGAAAATATATCTATATCATCTAGTGGTGGTTTATTAAGTAATAAAAATTATTCTAAAAGCTACCAGCATACAAAAAGAAATCTTTTGACACCTGATGAATGTATGAGATTGAGAGGAGCAGATAAAAATGCCAAAGGTGAAATCACAAGAGCAGGTGAAATGTTGATATTTGTTGCTGGTTATCCTGCAATTAAAGGTGTGCAGGCTTTATATTTTCAAGACCCAGCATTTTCTTATCGTGCTAGTATTCCAGCACCAAAAGAGTCCGATAAAATAGGAGTGTTTGAAAAACTTAAACCAAAAAGTATTAAAAAAGAATAA
- a CDS encoding plasmid mobilization protein gives MSEDFKNKKFIFRLSEKDRLLFEKNFFLSGVNSKAEYIRRLITNYEVPSKLDVAHINELRRLAGLFGKNTGLLKLHISSLDDISKKRIDMVIKDNEKLKKEIKGIISNLKNDLGIV, from the coding sequence ATGAGTGAAGATTTTAAAAATAAAAAATTTATTTTCAGATTGTCAGAAAAAGACAGGCTCTTATTTGAAAAAAACTTTTTTCTTTCAGGTGTTAATTCAAAAGCGGAATATATCCGCAGACTTATTACTAATTATGAAGTGCCGTCAAAATTAGATGTTGCACACATTAATGAATTAAGACGGCTTGCAGGTTTGTTTGGTAAAAACACTGGTCTTTTAAAACTGCATATTTCATCTCTTGATGATATATCAAAAAAAAGAATTGATATGGTTATTAAAGATAATGAAAAACTGAAAAAAGAAATTAAAGGTATTATTTCAAATTTAAAAAATGATTTGGGCATTGTATGA
- the traI gene encoding TraI/MobA(P) family conjugative relaxase codes for MIVKAAKLDKSIKSSFKRLTEYITQEQVQSDINIRNVGVWIEPDDIYDIDDLDLFIEDIESVQSMSNAKSDKTYHLIVSFGAEERPDIETLKNINNELIDSLGYSKHQRLTVIHDDTDNLHMHIAINKINPEKYTIHEPFRDYKILSEKAMELENKYNLNQTHSNEKTKDNRCYVANDIDSRATQISFKSYVENIDLSDCKSWQDFHDKLKENGVEYRKYGNGAVFKDLIDDKINIKASAVQREYSLNSLEKKYGIFEPSQSLNNIQNSYQRYQDLSLKKQYDLIDTSRKIKSKQEKQVVKNEYMDAAKYSGDIIDNLSRMAGGSELDRILIKMNKRAMAKAKLEKLREERQKEIKKINDKYKYYNYDVWLQQQALTNEKAELALKNIKESRINYIKGDFKGLKNSALKITKNGTYILNNKLKATNISIFLTPKYNNIKKAVEILKDNNIKPDTLNGTDEFKAKIIDIIAANDLDITFQDNNINQKISAAKILKQDNLISYVNERNSKIISFAKFDGKEQEYIYQGYFKYNDKFLLKFKSNTSNTVYIKEPIKEDYILLKQYKKGDTVYVNTPIKDSYDIECFVNEKEKTRITFKELSSPDNFYKRISTKEHNGQKLYLYKKDNDNSIYVSTTYHIKEKEQNKENINNKNKGLER; via the coding sequence ATGATAGTAAAAGCAGCAAAGTTAGATAAATCTATTAAATCATCTTTTAAAAGATTAACAGAATATATTACGCAGGAGCAGGTGCAGTCGGATATAAATATCCGTAATGTTGGTGTCTGGATAGAACCTGATGATATTTATGATATAGATGATTTAGATTTGTTCATTGAAGATATAGAATCAGTGCAGTCAATGAGTAATGCAAAATCAGATAAAACATATCATTTAATAGTTTCTTTTGGGGCAGAGGAACGACCAGATATTGAAACTTTAAAAAATATCAATAATGAGCTTATAGATAGTTTAGGATACAGTAAACACCAAAGATTAACTGTAATTCATGATGACACAGATAACCTGCATATGCATATAGCAATAAATAAAATAAACCCAGAAAAATATACAATTCATGAGCCTTTTCGTGATTATAAAATACTATCTGAAAAAGCTATGGAATTAGAAAATAAATATAATTTAAATCAAACACATTCTAATGAAAAAACAAAAGATAATAGATGTTATGTGGCTAATGATATTGACAGCAGAGCAACACAGATAAGTTTTAAAAGCTATGTAGAGAATATTGATTTATCAGATTGTAAATCATGGCAGGATTTTCATGATAAGCTGAAAGAAAATGGTGTTGAGTATAGAAAATATGGCAATGGTGCAGTATTTAAAGATTTAATAGATGATAAGATAAATATAAAGGCAAGTGCAGTCCAAAGAGAATACTCTTTAAATTCACTAGAAAAGAAGTATGGCATCTTTGAACCATCACAATCTTTAAATAATATTCAAAACTCATATCAAAGGTATCAAGATTTATCTTTAAAAAAGCAGTATGACCTTATAGATACCAGTAGAAAAATAAAATCAAAGCAGGAAAAGCAGGTTGTTAAAAATGAATACATGGATGCTGCTAAATATTCTGGTGATATAATAGATAATTTAAGCCGAATGGCTGGTGGCAGTGAGCTTGATAGAATATTAATCAAAATGAATAAAAGAGCTATGGCAAAAGCAAAACTTGAAAAATTAAGAGAAGAACGCCAGAAAGAAATAAAAAAAATAAATGATAAATACAAATATTATAATTATGATGTCTGGCTGCAGCAGCAGGCACTAACTAATGAAAAAGCAGAGCTTGCTTTAAAAAATATAAAAGAAAGCCGTATTAATTATATTAAAGGTGATTTTAAAGGACTTAAAAACAGTGCTTTAAAAATAACCAAGAACGGCACTTATATTTTAAATAATAAGCTGAAAGCTACAAATATATCTATTTTTCTAACACCAAAATATAATAATATCAAAAAAGCTGTTGAAATATTAAAAGATAATAATATTAAACCAGATACATTAAATGGCACAGATGAGTTTAAAGCAAAAATAATTGATATAATAGCAGCAAATGATTTAGATATTACATTTCAAGATAATAATATAAATCAAAAAATTTCAGCGGCTAAAATTTTAAAGCAGGATAATCTTATTTCATATGTCAATGAAAGAAACAGTAAAATAATAAGTTTTGCCAAATTTGACGGTAAAGAACAGGAATATATTTATCAAGGCTATTTTAAATATAATGATAAATTCTTATTAAAATTTAAGTCAAATACAAGTAATACCGTATATATTAAAGAACCAATAAAAGAAGATTATATTTTATTAAAGCAGTATAAAAAAGGCGATACTGTATATGTTAATACTCCGATAAAAGACAGTTATGATATAGAATGTTTTGTTAATGAGAAAGAAAAAACTAGAATAACATTTAAAGAACTTTCAAGCCCTGATAATTTCTATAAAAGAATATCCACTAAAGAACATAATGGTCAAAAATTATATTTATACAAAAAAGATAATGATAACAGTATTTATGTCTCAACAACATATCATATTAAAGAAAAAGAACAGAATAAAGAAAATATAAATAATAAAAATAAAGGATTAGAGAGGTAA
- a CDS encoding S26 family signal peptidase → MKKYQILIRLIKYLLFIGVLILILNTVFSFFTINYSHSFPTGLYFNRNFEDIEQGKLYIFCPEYDEKMKFAEQNGFWGNISKSCGKTPKYLKKALGLPFDKILITDDGVFVNNELIANTKIILKNKAYNKNKEFILKSDEYFMLSDYNKHSYDSRYFGIIKKYQVKKEVVPLIIFK, encoded by the coding sequence ATGAAAAAATATCAGATACTGATAAGGCTGATTAAATATCTTTTATTTATTGGAGTATTAATATTAATTTTAAATACAGTTTTCTCTTTTTTTACAATAAATTACTCACATTCTTTTCCAACAGGACTTTATTTCAACAGGAATTTTGAAGATATAGAACAGGGAAAGCTATACATTTTCTGCCCTGAATATGATGAAAAAATGAAGTTTGCAGAGCAAAATGGTTTCTGGGGTAATATTAGTAAATCTTGTGGTAAGACACCAAAATATTTAAAAAAAGCATTAGGATTGCCGTTTGATAAAATACTTATTACAGATGATGGTGTATTTGTTAATAATGAATTAATAGCAAATACTAAAATTATTTTAAAAAATAAAGCATATAATAAAAATAAAGAGTTTATTCTGAAATCTGATGAATACTTTATGCTATCAGACTATAATAAACATTCTTATGACAGCAGGTATTTTGGAATAATAAAAAAATATCAAGTAAAAAAAGAAGTTGTGCCACTAATTATATTCAAATAA